A window of the Lactuca sativa cultivar Salinas chromosome 7, Lsat_Salinas_v11, whole genome shotgun sequence genome harbors these coding sequences:
- the LOC111881676 gene encoding uncharacterized protein LOC111881676, whose protein sequence is MFVQQTQTQPETVVSDSEPEFVTETQPTRATTKRKEKAEARCWEPLEALVLAQSWIDISEDATVGKDQKHDRFWIRVLHRFHKGINRGEYCSKHQVYSKRGKKNKEVMLFNDLWNNMKRQWKSGESDEVILKKALKVYQKENLKAFKFLEVWNFLKDNRKWLSSKTYDQHIDSGSKRNRTSESDHTASDARIQFDLNEDEPVPISPPSRPLGRNKSKSKGKGKTSDLDDLKDRIDKILKNAFERELRKQRESDMRILAMDTSNMTGAELEVVLAMKEEVKNRYINRG, encoded by the coding sequence ATGTTTGTtcaacaaacacaaacacaaccaGAAACGGTCGTTTCTGATTCCGAACCGGAATTCGTTACAGAAACTCAGCCCACTCGAGCAACAactaaaagaaaagagaaggcgGAGGCTAGATGTTGGGAACCTTTGGAAGCGTTAGTGTTGGCACAATCTTGGATCGATATTTCAGAAGATGCTACGGTTGGAAAAGACCAAAAGCATGACCGCTTTTGGATTCGCGTTTTACACAGGTTCCATAAAGGAATAAACCGTGGAGAATACTGTTCAAAACATCAAGTGTACTCCAAACGGGGAAAGAAGAACAAGGAAGTCATGTTGTTTAATGACCTGTGGAACAACATGAAACGTCAATGGAAAAGTGGAGAAAGTGATGAAGTCATTTTGAAGAAAGCGTTGAAAGTGTATCAAAAAGAAAATCTGAAGGCTTTCAAGTTTCTTGAAGTTTGGAATTTTTTGAAAGATAACAGGAAATGGTTGAGTAGCAAAACATATGACCAACATATCGACAGTGGGTCAAAACGCAACAGAACATCTGAGTCCGACCATACTGCATCAGATGCTCGTATTCAGTTTGACCTGAACGAAGATGAACCTGTTCCAATTTCACCACCTTCCCGACCATTGggaagaaacaaatcaaaaagcAAAGGCAAAGGAAAAACGTCGGATTTAGATGATTTGAAAGACAGAATTGACAAGATTTTGAAGAATGCTTTTGAAAGAGAGCTTCGGAAACAAAGGGAGAGCGACATGCGAATACTAGCGATGGACACGTCGAATATGACCGGGGCCGAacttgaagtggttttggcgatGAAGGAGGAAGTTAAAAACCGTTACATCAATCGTGGctaa